The genomic stretch TACGGCTTCATATTCTACACCCTGGCCATGGGCATGCTGCTCGGTTCCCTGATCGGCATCCAGGTCGGCGCGCTGGTGACCAAGGTCGTGCCCGGTATCACCATCCGCGGCTTCTTCGCTCTTTCGGTCATGGCCGGTTTCGTGAACCGGTTCTTCGCACTGCCCAAAAAGATGGTCGCCATGGGCTATCTGCCCGAGTCGCTGGCAGGTTTCACCAAGGGCATGGACACGGTGGGCATGTACCTGTTCTTCATCGTCATTGCCCTGTTCGGCATCTGGGTATTCGGGGCATTTTTCAAGAATATCAAGACTCTGAAGTATGAGGACTGATGCTATGATTCATAACAAAAAGGAATTCACCGGGGGAATTGTCCTGATCGTGGCCTTCTTCGTAGTCCTTATCGCGATGTTCCAGCCCATTTTCGACGGGCACAACGCCATGGGATATCTGGACAATCTGTATAACTCCATCTCCAAGGGTTCGGCCTACTATGTGGACAACCTGAAGGAAGAGGCCAAGACCGTGTCCGGCTATCAGGTCAACGTGACCATGAAGATGGAAAACGAGACGCAGGCCGCCGACAGCGTCGCACTGATCACCGCCACCGGAGCAACGGCGACGGCTGAAGGAAAGGACCTGACCATAGCCGGCGATTATTTCGCCATCCTGAGCGCCATCCTTGATGATGCGGACCGCATGTATCACAACGACGGCGCGGCGCTCAAGGCCAAGTATCCGGCGTTCCAGTCCAAGGATGATCGCCAGGCGCTCTACAACTGGAGCACGATCCTGGCCGGTTTCGACAAGGAACTGAAGGAACAGAAGGCGTTCGCCGAAGCCAAGGTGGCCTTCAACATCAATTCCAAGGTCGTGGAGACCGCCTACAACTACTACAGCGTGGTGCCCGAGCAGATCAGGGACAAGGCCGGGATCGTCATCTTCTCCCTGGTTTTCTACGTCGTCTACACCATGTGGTACGGCTTCGGCATCCTCTTCATCTTCGAAGGCTGGGGCCTGAAGATCAGCGGTCATTGATCGTAAATCCATCGCAGGGCCTGGCCCTGCAAGAGAACCATCACCGTCGGCGTGGCCTCTCCTGGAGGCCGCGCCGAAATTTTTGGGCCGGGGGAATGTCCTTTGCCAGGTGGCGCGGCTCAAGGTACGGGAGAGCAAATGAATCTTTCCGAATATTACAATACCGTCATGGAACTCAGCCACGGCATCGTCATCACCCTGGACGAGGACGGGCGGATCATCCATGGAAATTCGCGCTTCGAGGCGCTTTCCGGCTACGAGATCGGCGATATCGCAGGTCTGGACTGGTTTGAGCTTTGCGTCGATGCCAAGCGGGTGGACTCCTCCCGGGCGATTTTCGCCGGGATTGTCGAGGCTGGGACCCTGGCGTTCATGAAAGGCTCGCTCATGGCCAGGGATGGCCGCAAGATTTATATCGACTGGAACATGAAGCCCCTGTTCGATTCCCGGCACAGTCTGGTCAGCGTCCTCTGCGTCGGCCAGGACGTTACGGCCCATGTGCTGCGTCAGCATGAACTGCTGTACGAACATGGGCGGCTGGTGGCCCTGAACAAGGAGCTGTCCTGCCTGCATGCCATGAACCGCATTGTCTCGAACATGGACAGCGAGCTGCCGGACATTCTGCGCGAGATATTGGCCATCATCCCTCCCTCGTTCCAGTACCCCCAGTCCACCGGCGTGCGCCTGCTGCTCGACGGCGAGGTGATCATCAGCGGAAAGTTCACGCCCGACGCCTCGTGTCGCCTGGAGCAGGACGTGCTCGTGCAGAAGGTAAAGCGCGGACACCTGAGTGTCAGCCTGTCGGGGAGCGCCGAGGATGGGACCAAGTTCGCCTTTCTGCCCACGGAGTCCGAACTGCTCGGGGCCCTGGCCAAGCATGTGGGCTGGATCATCGCCAAGCGCGAGGCCCTGTCGACCAAAAGGAACCTCGAACGACAGCTGCAGCATGCAGACCGGCTGGCCAAGATCGGCCAGTTCGCGGCTGGCGTGGCGCATGAACTGAACGAGCCCCTGGCCAACATCCTGGGTTTTGCGCAGCTGGCCGAACAGACTCCGGGCCTTCCGGCGCAGGTCATGAAGGATCTGGACAACATCATAAAAGCGGCCCTGCACAGCCGCGAGGTGATCAAGAAGCTGATGATCTTCGGCCGCCAGGTACCGCTGCGGAAAACCCTGATCGATTTGAATCAGATCATCCGCGATTCCCTGTATTTCATCGAGATGAGCGCGTCCCGAGGCAAGGTCGAGGTGCGCATGAACCTGGCCGAAGGATTGCCGACGATCATGGCCGACCCGCAGCATTTGAAGCAGGTCATCGTCAATCTGGTGGTCAACGGCATCCACGCCATGCCGGGGGGAGGGGTCTTGACCATAGAAACCCTGTCGTTCAAGGATGACGTCTATCTTCTGGTCAGCGACATCGGAGTGGGCATGACCCCGGAAGTCATGCGCCAGATTTTCAATCCGTTCTTCACCACCAAGGACGTGGACCAGGGAACGGGCCTCGGCCTTGCGGTGGTGCATGGAATTGTTCATGCGCACGGAGGGATCATCGAAGTTGAAAGCGAACCGGGCCGGGGCACGCGTTTCGAGATCACTTTTCCATGCAGCCGGAGCGTGCGCGAAACCAATTCGGCCATCGACGACAAATAAGGACGAAAGAGCATGCAGGACAAGGGTACGACAATTCTGGCCGTGGATGACAGCCCCGCCACCCTCGAAGTCATTTCGCGCAACCTGACCGGGGCGGGGTATGTGGTGCATACCTGTGGCAGCGTCGAGGAAGCCGGAGCCTTTCTGGACGAGACGCCCGTGGACCTGATCATCACCGATTACAAGATGCCCCGGGCCAACGGGTTGGAACTCATCAAGTATGTGCGGGACAATTTCAAGGACACCGAGATCATGATGATCACCGGCTATCCCTCGATCAGCGGAGCCGTGGAGGCCATGCGCGACGGGGCCGGGGAATACCTGGCCAAGCCTTTCACCGGCGAGGAGCTTCTGGCCGTGGTTCGGCGCATTCTTGAAAAACAGGCCAGAAGACGCGCCGCCCATGCCGACGACCAGGAGCTCAGCGCTTTTGGGATCATCGGCAACTGTCCGGAGATGCAGGCCGTTTACGGGCTTATCCGCAAGGCCGCGCAGACGAGCGCCAATGTGTTCATTTCCGGAGAGTCGGGCACGGGCAAGGAGCTGGTGGCCCGCGCCGTGCACTACAACAGCGATCGCAGGGCCTCTGCCTTCGTGCCGGTCAACTGTTCGGCCATTCCCGACACCCTGCTTGAGAGCGAGCTTTTCGGCCACGTCAAGGGAGCCTTCACCGGGGCCAAGGACAGTCGGGCCGGTTTTTTCGAGATCGCCAACGGCGGGACCATCTTTCTGGACGAAATCGGAGACGCCAGCCCCAATCTGCAGGCCAAGCTGTTGCGGGTCATGCAGAGCAAGGAGTTCTGCATGGTCGGGTCGTCACGCACCCGCACCGTGGACACCCGCATCATCGCGGCCACGCACAAGGATTTGAAGCGGCTGGTGGCGCAGGGCCTTTTCCGGGAGGATCTCTTTTACCGCATCCACGTCGTGGAGATCCGCCTGCCGTCCCTGGCCGAACGCGGGGACGACATCCTCATGCTGGCCAATCATTTCCTGCGCAAATTCGCGGCGGACATGAATCGCGAGACTCCGCGCATGACCGACGAAGCTCTGGACGCCCTGGCGCAGT from Desulfomicrobium macestii encodes the following:
- a CDS encoding PAS domain-containing sensor histidine kinase; the encoded protein is MNLSEYYNTVMELSHGIVITLDEDGRIIHGNSRFEALSGYEIGDIAGLDWFELCVDAKRVDSSRAIFAGIVEAGTLAFMKGSLMARDGRKIYIDWNMKPLFDSRHSLVSVLCVGQDVTAHVLRQHELLYEHGRLVALNKELSCLHAMNRIVSNMDSELPDILREILAIIPPSFQYPQSTGVRLLLDGEVIISGKFTPDASCRLEQDVLVQKVKRGHLSVSLSGSAEDGTKFAFLPTESELLGALAKHVGWIIAKREALSTKRNLERQLQHADRLAKIGQFAAGVAHELNEPLANILGFAQLAEQTPGLPAQVMKDLDNIIKAALHSREVIKKLMIFGRQVPLRKTLIDLNQIIRDSLYFIEMSASRGKVEVRMNLAEGLPTIMADPQHLKQVIVNLVVNGIHAMPGGGVLTIETLSFKDDVYLLVSDIGVGMTPEVMRQIFNPFFTTKDVDQGTGLGLAVVHGIVHAHGGIIEVESEPGRGTRFEITFPCSRSVRETNSAIDDK
- a CDS encoding sigma-54-dependent transcriptional regulator, whose protein sequence is MQDKGTTILAVDDSPATLEVISRNLTGAGYVVHTCGSVEEAGAFLDETPVDLIITDYKMPRANGLELIKYVRDNFKDTEIMMITGYPSISGAVEAMRDGAGEYLAKPFTGEELLAVVRRILEKQARRRAAHADDQELSAFGIIGNCPEMQAVYGLIRKAAQTSANVFISGESGTGKELVARAVHYNSDRRASAFVPVNCSAIPDTLLESELFGHVKGAFTGAKDSRAGFFEIANGGTIFLDEIGDASPNLQAKLLRVMQSKEFCMVGSSRTRTVDTRIIAATHKDLKRLVAQGLFREDLFYRIHVVEIRLPSLAERGDDILMLANHFLRKFAADMNRETPRMTDEALDALAQYAWPGNVRELENLLQRLVIVGDGPVIDITDLPESMRFSITRGRHGDKTLAEVETDHIRAVLARTGDNKTRAAEILGIDRKTLREKLKRLGLG